The genomic stretch AaggaaatttattttaattgaacaCCAGTTCATTGACGTAGtataaacaaaaattattttgaaacttGAATGGTTTGAATCCAACTTCCAAGAAAATACAGTAGAAGTATAAgataagaaaataagaaaatacggtataataatagaaaataaacaaaCTAAAGTGAAAAATAAGAAAGTTTACTAAAAAAAGATAAACATTACACATTCAACTATTTGtgccaattttttttcaaatgtgCTCAATCAAATTATCTCGAAGGGCAATATGAGCTTCTCTATTGCGGAGTTGATCTCGATTTGTTATATAAGAAAACAACTCTCGATCTGTTGAGTAGAGTAGCAAAAAGCTTCAACATTTCCTTCTTGTGCTCTTGTAGGTGTATCTTCAAAAAACTCAGTAGGAtcataataattttgatatgtATCACGTTCATCTTCTACTATcatattatgcatgatgatacTAGCAATCATAATTTTTCCCATCAACATCTTGTCCCAGACAAGGCATGGCCTTCGCAAAAATGCGAAACGCGCTTGTAGGACTCCAAATGCTCGCTCAACGTCTTTTCTAACAGACTCTTGGAATTGAGCAAACAACTTATGCTTTTGAGTTTGTGGAGAAGTGATTGACTTGACAAATGCAGCCCATGCAGGTATATGCCATCAGCAAGATAATATGCCCTATTATACTGATGACCATTTACTACGTAATTAACATATGGTGCTCGACCTTCTAAGACATCACCAAAAACAGGAGACCTATGGAGTACATTAATATCATTGCACGAACCTGGAGTTCCAAAGAATGCATGTCGTATCCATAAGTCGTATGATGCAACAACTTCCAAAATGATCGTTGGTTTGCCACTTCTCCCTGTATATTGTCCAGCCAATGCGTtaggacaattcttccattcccaatgcatacagTCTATACTCCCAATCATGCCTGAAAAACCGCATTGATCTGCTACATATAAAAGTCTAGCCAGATCTTGTTCAGTAGGTCTTCTAAGATATATGGCACCAAAATATGAAATAACACCTTCAACGAAATGTATTAGAGAATCTCTCGTCACCGTTGAACTCATCCGCAAATATTCATCAACGACATCGGATGATGTCCCATACACCAACACTCGCATAGCTCCTGTACATTTCTGTAACGATGACAAACTTTGTCTCCCTGTAGCATCGCGTCTCTCTTGAAAATACTCATCATTAGCAGTATCAGCTTCTACAATCCGAAGGAATACGGATTTGTGCATGCGAAATCGGCGTCGGAAGACCTCTGGTCCATGTCGGGTTGGGACTAAAGTAGTCATTGATCAAACGCTCAACACCAATCTCGCGTTGCCTTTCACAATACATTTTTCTGATTGTAGAAGCGTGAGCCCCTACAATTAGATTGTGATTGGTGGATAATATGTTCTCAACAATTGTATAGATTTGATGATTTTGTTGAGAAACTCGTTCCTCCCATTGATTGAGTGCTATGATATTTGAATCATCAGAACTTGAATCCGATGAAAGTGATGAGTTTTCACTTGAAGACATTTTTTGGAGGTGGAATGCGTACTTGGTGTTTTCTTCAAAAAATTTCCACATGCTATTTATAAACTAAATTTATTTGCATGTGACACTAAACCCCAAGACATGTGAGATACAATTACAGTAAAACATGTGACATATCTAATTTTTGCAGAATAAATGCATGCGATGCCAAAACATTTGATTGACACTGTGATGCATGTGACATTTCAAAAACTTTTGTAAGATAATGCAAGTAGCACCAAATTCATATCTGCAAATGCATGTAATAAAGAACTGATGTTTGTGACATCTCTATTACTTTTGCAGAAAAATGCACATGACACCAAAACTCATATCTGCAAATGCATGTGATAAAGAAATAATGTTTGTGGCATCTCAAAtacttttgcaggaaaatgcaTGCGTCACGAAAATCATATCTAAAAAAATGCATGTGATAAAGAAATAATATTTGTGACATCTCAATTGCTTTTGCAGAAAGATGCATGTGACACCAATTTATATCACATAGACTTAATATtacacaaatttatattacataaaGTTCAAACAAAAATCACACCAACTCACACCAAActaacattacataattaaaagcacACCAAACTAATTACTTAAACTAATGTCACACTAGACGAATATTACATAACTTATTGTCACGCCAAACTCATATCAAACTAAATCATTCATTTTCCAAACACAATCTCCATTAGACGATGTTTCATCTCTTGATCTTCTGGGGACAAGTGCTCTTTGTCCAACAACTTAATCAACATTTTTTGGTACATCTTCATAGAGGGCTTTTCCAGCTTTTCATGCTCTATCTGCAGTCGAGCCTTCACTAGTTCGTTCTCATTATCTTTAGCTAGCCTTAGTGCATGAAGTTCTGCAGCAACTTGAGCATTAGTAGAATCAAATTGTGCTACcttacttttttccttttctttttgccTTGTCTCTGCCTATAGGCCGAGAACTAGTTGAATGTCCAGACGTAGGGGTGTCCGGATTTGAAGGGATAGTATACTCGCCAGATTCAAAAGTATTTGTCCTCTTTGAATTGCTACCACCCTGTTCATAATCAACATTTTCATTGTCAGGAAATACCTGTGTTGTATCATGAATACTCCAC from Salvia splendens isolate huo1 chromosome 4, SspV2, whole genome shotgun sequence encodes the following:
- the LOC121800637 gene encoding uncharacterized protein LOC121800637, translating into MHKSVFLRIVEADTANDEYFQERRDATGRQSLSSLQKCTGAMRVLVYGTSSDVVDEYLRMSSTVTRDSLIHFVEGVISYFGAIYLRRPTEQDLARLLYVADQCGFSGMIGSIDCMHWEWKNCPNALAGQYTGRSGKPTIILEVVASYDLWIRHAFFGTPGSCNDINVLHRSPVFGDVLEGRAPYVNYVVNGHQYNRAYYLADGIYLHGLHLSSQSLLHKLKSISCLLNSKSLLEKTLSEHLESYKRVSHFCEGHALSGTRC